Proteins from a genomic interval of Methanoplanus endosymbiosus:
- a CDS encoding RNA-guided endonuclease InsQ/TnpB family protein → MIEVVRTEQIHFKSDVVSNMCHLSKNLYNYSNYVVRQEYIHNQRWIRYNELYTLVKCQGCYKQLPAKTSQQILMVFDRNWKSFFESIKDWEKHPDKYNGRPSLPKYKPKDGVNLLVFTNQQVKIKDGYLKFPKRVQLTLKTRLPDDINLREVRIIPNQFDLVCEIVYKIEVKCDDLDESNVIGIDLGVSNIVTIANNFGEQPTVVKGGVVKSINQFYNKKKGRLQSIYDLQKIKSGKKLEKLYYSRNLKINDYFHKLSRFIVNYCKEHNVGTIVIGKNNGWKQESNMGKRNNQNFVNLPFNRLIHMLQYKAEDCGIIIIVNEESYTSKCSFLDNEKVCKHTEYCGRRIQRGMFRSKEGKLINADVNGALNIIRKALPNAFADGIEGVVLHPKRCLITSYEVN, encoded by the coding sequence ATGATTGAAGTGGTACGCACGGAACAAATACATTTCAAATCGGATGTAGTTTCAAATATGTGCCACCTATCAAAAAATTTATACAATTATTCAAATTATGTCGTTCGTCAGGAATATATCCATAATCAAAGATGGATTAGATATAATGAATTATATACTTTGGTTAAATGTCAGGGTTGTTATAAACAACTTCCTGCAAAGACATCTCAACAGATTTTAATGGTTTTTGATAGAAACTGGAAATCGTTTTTTGAATCTATCAAAGATTGGGAAAAACATCCGGATAAATATAATGGCAGACCGAGTTTGCCGAAATATAAACCTAAAGATGGTGTTAACCTATTAGTTTTTACGAATCAGCAGGTTAAGATCAAAGATGGTTATCTTAAATTTCCAAAACGAGTACAACTGACATTAAAAACGAGATTACCGGACGATATAAATTTGAGAGAAGTCAGAATCATACCAAATCAGTTTGATCTGGTGTGTGAGATTGTTTATAAAATAGAGGTAAAATGTGATGATTTAGATGAATCGAATGTTATAGGAATTGATTTAGGAGTATCAAACATTGTAACTATTGCAAATAACTTTGGTGAGCAGCCAACTGTTGTTAAGGGCGGCGTTGTTAAGAGCATAAATCAGTTTTATAATAAGAAAAAAGGTAGATTACAAAGTATATATGATTTACAGAAAATTAAATCCGGTAAAAAACTCGAAAAGCTTTACTATTCCCGGAATTTAAAAATAAATGATTATTTTCATAAACTTAGCAGATTTATCGTTAATTACTGTAAAGAGCATAATGTGGGTACAATTGTAATTGGTAAAAATAATGGCTGGAAACAGGAATCCAACATGGGTAAACGTAACAACCAGAATTTTGTAAATCTTCCGTTTAACAGATTAATCCATATGCTTCAATACAAAGCTGAAGATTGTGGTATAATTATTATAGTAAATGAAGAAAGTTATACATCAAAATGTAGTTTTCTTGACAATGAAAAAGTCTGCAAACATACAGAATATTGCGGCAGACGTATTCAGCGTGGGATGTTCAGGTCCAAAGAAGGAAAATTGATTAATGCTGATGTCAATGGCGCACTTAATATTATTAGAAAAGCACTCCCAAATGCATTTGCGGATGGGATAGAGGGTGT